A window from Dissulfurirhabdus thermomarina encodes these proteins:
- the coaD gene encoding pantetheine-phosphate adenylyltransferase — translation MTPVPEKVAVYPGTFDPLTNGHLDVIRRGLRLFDRVIVGVGENPVKRPLFTLEERLDMIREAVGADPRVEVDSFGGLLVDFARERGAVAILRGLRAVSDFEYELQRALMNRKLDRGIETVFLMTGFRWIYISSTIVKEAARFGGSLEGLVPPFVETRLRAKYQGGGAEG, via the coding sequence ATGACCCCTGTACCCGAGAAGGTGGCGGTCTACCCCGGCACCTTCGATCCCCTCACCAACGGGCACCTCGACGTGATCCGGCGCGGCCTCCGGCTCTTCGACCGGGTGATCGTGGGCGTCGGGGAGAACCCCGTCAAGCGGCCGCTCTTCACCCTGGAGGAGCGGCTCGACATGATCCGCGAGGCCGTGGGAGCCGATCCCCGGGTGGAGGTCGACAGCTTCGGCGGGCTCCTCGTGGATTTCGCCCGGGAGCGCGGGGCCGTGGCCATCCTCCGGGGCCTGAGGGCGGTCTCGGACTTCGAGTACGAGCTCCAGCGCGCCCTCATGAACCGGAAGCTCGACCGCGGCATCGAGACGGTCTTCCTCATGACCGGGTTCCGATGGATCTACATCAGCTCCACCATCGTGAAGGAGGCCGCGCGGTTCGGCGGCTCTCTCGAGGGCCTGGTTCCGCCCTTCGTGGAGACCCGGCTCCGGGCCAAGTACCAGGGGGGCGGAGCGGAAGGGTAG
- the rsmD gene encoding 16S rRNA (guanine(966)-N(2))-methyltransferase RsmD yields MRITGGAACGRRLSAPRGLSVRPTADRVREALFQVLTIRLHRPWAECRVLDLFAGSGALGIEALSRGAREAVFVDRSPAALGAIRRNLDRCGMADRGRLLRGDLGGRAAVLERACREAPFDVVLADPPYGRGLALSALQRVAAAGCLAPGGWMVVEEAAGAEFPGGLEGGAGAGLVLADTRRYGQTGLWFYRRPVPGMERNPAP; encoded by the coding sequence ATGCGGATCACCGGGGGCGCGGCGTGCGGGCGGCGCCTGTCCGCGCCCCGGGGCCTGTCCGTCCGCCCCACCGCCGACCGGGTCCGGGAAGCGCTCTTCCAGGTGCTCACCATCCGCCTCCACCGGCCCTGGGCCGAGTGCCGGGTGCTGGACCTCTTCGCCGGAAGCGGTGCCCTGGGCATCGAGGCCCTCTCCCGGGGCGCCCGAGAGGCGGTCTTCGTGGACCGGTCCCCGGCGGCCTTGGGCGCCATACGGCGGAACCTCGACCGGTGCGGCATGGCCGACCGGGGCCGCCTCCTCCGGGGGGACCTCGGGGGGCGGGCCGCGGTGCTGGAACGCGCCTGCCGGGAGGCCCCCTTCGACGTGGTCCTGGCGGACCCCCCCTACGGCCGGGGGTTGGCCCTCTCGGCGCTGCAGCGTGTGGCGGCCGCCGGGTGTCTGGCGCCCGGCGGCTGGATGGTGGTGGAAGAGGCCGCCGGGGCCGAATTCCCCGGGGGCCTCGAGGGCGGGGCCGGCGCCGGGCTCGTCCTCGCCGATACCCGGCGTTACGGGCAGACCGGGCTGTGGTTTTACCGGCGGCCGGTGCCCGGGATGGAAAGGAATCCTGCTCCATGA
- a CDS encoding class II fructose-bisphosphate aldolase, translating into MSRTGTQYSADFERALAVGRPPNVVRLFPNSKALIVSGKVIDRALAAKGHAMAIAANGRNYFVVRGALRAAQRANAAIIIEIAKSEGGANAYCAVNYWNLARLVDALCNEMGITVPVAVHADHYGIKSEADLEAARVEIPSMFDAGITSIAIDASHLPDDQNLLANLALNPYVPKWAGLETEVGEIKGKEGLSTVEEALFLIQGLNAHDIHPDWIALNNGTTHGIEASDEGIQVDLTAEIHAALEPYRVSGAQHGTSGNSSARLREIAARTRTTKANVATALQMISWGVEVNDYGNAILDDQGRFRKVEGEGVTEALWAEMVAYAEARGWKKGDYKRLNLPFENKLLGQPAEVRERMARRVEEFVHRLIVDVFNGADTAPLAIQAILDAGSYDLGPKGRRIEDPAEWTEDRIRQRAAAIQSDKGPAGDFDD; encoded by the coding sequence ATGAGCCGTACGGGAACCCAGTACTCGGCGGATTTCGAAAGGGCCCTCGCCGTCGGCCGGCCGCCCAACGTGGTCCGGCTGTTTCCCAACTCCAAGGCCCTCATCGTGAGCGGCAAGGTCATCGACCGCGCCCTGGCGGCCAAGGGACATGCCATGGCCATCGCCGCCAACGGGCGCAACTACTTCGTGGTCCGGGGGGCGCTCCGGGCCGCCCAGCGTGCCAATGCGGCCATCATCATCGAGATCGCCAAGTCCGAGGGCGGCGCCAACGCCTATTGCGCCGTCAACTATTGGAACCTCGCCCGCCTGGTGGACGCCCTCTGCAACGAGATGGGCATCACCGTGCCCGTGGCCGTCCACGCCGATCACTACGGCATAAAGTCCGAGGCCGACCTCGAGGCCGCGCGGGTGGAGATCCCCTCCATGTTCGACGCGGGCATCACCTCCATCGCCATCGATGCCTCGCACCTGCCGGACGACCAGAACCTTTTGGCCAACCTGGCCCTGAACCCCTACGTCCCCAAGTGGGCCGGGCTCGAGACCGAGGTGGGCGAGATCAAGGGCAAGGAAGGCCTCTCCACCGTGGAGGAGGCCCTCTTCCTCATCCAGGGTCTCAACGCCCACGACATCCACCCCGACTGGATCGCCCTGAACAACGGGACCACCCACGGCATCGAGGCCAGCGACGAGGGGATCCAGGTGGACCTGACCGCGGAGATCCACGCGGCCCTCGAGCCCTACCGGGTCTCCGGCGCTCAGCACGGGACCTCGGGGAACAGCTCGGCCCGGCTCCGGGAGATCGCGGCCCGGACCCGGACCACCAAGGCCAACGTCGCCACCGCCCTCCAGATGATCTCCTGGGGGGTCGAGGTCAACGACTACGGAAACGCCATCCTCGACGACCAGGGCCGTTTCCGGAAGGTCGAGGGCGAGGGGGTGACCGAGGCCCTCTGGGCCGAGATGGTGGCCTACGCCGAGGCGCGGGGCTGGAAGAAGGGCGACTACAAGCGGCTCAACCTGCCCTTCGAGAACAAGCTGCTCGGCCAGCCGGCCGAGGTGCGGGAACGGATGGCGCGCCGGGTGGAAGAGTTCGTCCACCGGCTCATCGTGGACGTCTTCAACGGCGCCGACACCGCCCCCCTGGCCATCCAGGCCATCCTGGACGCCGGCTCCTACGACCTCGGACCCAAGGGCCGGCGCATCGAGGACCCGGCCGAGTGGACCGAGGACCGCATCCGGCAACGGGCGGCCGCCATCCAGTCCGACAAGGGCCCGGCGGGCGACTTCGACGACTAG
- a CDS encoding aspartate-semialdehyde dehydrogenase, with the protein MSRTFNVAVAGATGAVGQTMLRVLEEREFPVGEIRLLASERSEGKRLVFRGREETVHRLDHDSFDGIDIALFSCGGGRSLTYAPSAARAGAVVVDNSSAWRMDPEVPLVVPEVNPDDVAGYKTKGIIANPNCSTIQMVVVLKPLHDAARIRRVVVATYQAVSGTGQKAIRELEAQVRAWAEGRPMPVEVYPHRIAFNCLPHIDVFEANGYTKEEMKMVNETRKIMGAPDIQVSATTVRVPVFYGHSEAVNVEFERKITAGEAREILSAAPGVRVVDDPAEARYPLAIDAEGQDLTLVGRIREDISQTNGLDLWIVADNIRKGAATNAVQIAEILARDYL; encoded by the coding sequence ATGTCTCGGACATTCAACGTGGCGGTGGCCGGGGCCACCGGGGCCGTCGGCCAGACCATGCTCCGGGTCCTCGAGGAGCGGGAGTTCCCCGTGGGGGAGATCCGCCTCCTTGCCTCCGAGCGTTCCGAGGGCAAGCGGCTCGTCTTCCGGGGCCGCGAGGAGACGGTCCACCGCCTGGACCACGATTCCTTCGACGGGATCGACATCGCCCTCTTCTCCTGCGGCGGGGGGCGGAGCCTCACCTATGCCCCGTCGGCGGCCCGGGCCGGCGCCGTGGTGGTGGACAACTCCAGCGCCTGGCGCATGGACCCGGAGGTCCCCCTGGTGGTCCCCGAGGTGAACCCGGACGATGTCGCCGGGTACAAGACCAAGGGCATCATCGCCAACCCCAACTGTTCCACCATCCAGATGGTGGTGGTGCTCAAGCCCCTCCACGACGCGGCCCGGATCCGGCGGGTCGTGGTCGCCACCTACCAGGCGGTCTCCGGGACGGGCCAGAAGGCCATCCGCGAGCTCGAGGCCCAGGTCCGGGCCTGGGCCGAGGGACGGCCGATGCCCGTGGAGGTCTATCCCCACCGGATCGCCTTCAACTGCCTGCCCCACATCGACGTCTTCGAGGCCAACGGCTACACCAAGGAAGAGATGAAGATGGTGAACGAGACCCGGAAGATCATGGGGGCGCCGGATATCCAGGTCTCGGCCACCACCGTGCGGGTCCCCGTCTTCTACGGCCACTCCGAGGCGGTGAACGTGGAGTTCGAGCGGAAGATCACCGCCGGGGAGGCCCGGGAGATCCTCTCCGCGGCCCCCGGGGTCCGGGTGGTGGACGACCCCGCCGAGGCCCGCTATCCACTGGCCATCGACGCCGAGGGGCAGGACCTCACCCTGGTGGGCCGGATCCGGGAAGACATCTCCCAGACCAACGGGCTGGATCTCTGGATCGTGGCCGACAACATCCGCAAGGGCGCCGCCACCAACGCCGTCCAGATCGCGGAGATCCTGGCGCGCGACTACCTCTGA
- a CDS encoding 3-isopropylmalate dehydrogenase, which yields MKSYKIAVIPGDGTGPEVVAEAVKVLEAAEERFGFRLDKTWYDYGGDRYLRTGEVLPEGAAEDLKQYKAILLGAIGHPDVKPGILEKGILLHLRFALDQYINLRPVVLYPGVDTPLKDKGPEDIDFVVVRENTEGLYAGAGGVLKKGTPDEVAVQESINTRKGVERCIRFAFEYCRRRNKGKKVTLCGKTNVLTYAFDLWERTFHEVAKEYPDIQTDYAHVDATCMWMVKNPEWFDVIVTDNMFGDIITDLGAMIQGGMGIAAGGNLNPEGVSMFEPIGGSAPKYTGKNVINPMAAICAGQMMLDYLGEAEAAQAVEAAVRRAVSENLKSLSAGRMGYSTTEVGDLVAGYVRG from the coding sequence ATGAAGAGCTACAAGATCGCCGTGATCCCCGGTGACGGCACCGGCCCCGAGGTGGTGGCCGAGGCCGTCAAGGTGCTGGAGGCCGCCGAGGAGCGGTTCGGGTTTCGTCTCGACAAGACCTGGTACGACTACGGCGGTGACCGGTACCTGCGCACGGGGGAGGTGCTCCCGGAGGGGGCGGCCGAGGACCTCAAGCAGTACAAGGCCATCCTCCTGGGGGCCATCGGGCACCCGGACGTCAAGCCCGGGATTCTCGAGAAGGGCATCCTGCTCCACCTGCGCTTCGCCCTGGACCAGTACATCAACCTCCGGCCCGTGGTGCTCTACCCGGGCGTGGACACCCCGCTCAAGGACAAGGGCCCGGAGGACATCGACTTCGTGGTGGTCCGGGAGAACACCGAGGGGCTCTATGCCGGGGCCGGCGGTGTGCTCAAGAAGGGCACCCCCGACGAGGTGGCGGTGCAGGAGTCCATCAACACCCGGAAGGGCGTGGAACGCTGCATCCGCTTCGCCTTCGAGTACTGCCGGCGCCGCAACAAGGGGAAGAAGGTCACCCTCTGCGGCAAGACCAACGTCCTCACCTACGCCTTCGATCTCTGGGAGCGGACCTTCCACGAGGTGGCCAAGGAGTACCCGGACATCCAGACCGACTACGCCCACGTGGACGCCACCTGCATGTGGATGGTGAAGAACCCCGAGTGGTTCGACGTGATCGTGACGGACAACATGTTCGGGGACATCATCACCGACCTCGGCGCCATGATCCAGGGAGGCATGGGGATCGCCGCCGGCGGCAACCTGAACCCGGAGGGTGTCTCCATGTTCGAGCCCATCGGGGGGTCGGCGCCGAAGTACACCGGCAAGAACGTGATCAACCCCATGGCCGCCATCTGCGCGGGTCAGATGATGTTGGACTACCTCGGCGAGGCCGAGGCCGCCCAGGCCGTGGAGGCCGCGGTGCGGCGGGCCGTGAGCGAGAACCTGAAGAGCCTTTCCGCAGGGCGGATGGGGTATTCCACCACCGAGGTGGGGGACCTCGTGGCGGGCTACGTCCGGGGTTGA
- a CDS encoding 3-isopropylmalate dehydratase small subunit: MKIKGRVWKFGENVDTDVIIPARYLNTSDPAELARHCMEDGDPEFAAKVRPGDVVVAGKNFGCGSSREHAPIALKAAGVGCVIAPTFARIFYRNSFNMGLPIFESAEAAEGLNEGDEVEVDAATGTIRNLTTGSVYRAQPIPPFMQELIADGGLIPHVLKKRAAGAGRG, translated from the coding sequence ATGAAGATCAAGGGACGCGTCTGGAAGTTCGGGGAAAACGTCGATACCGACGTCATCATCCCGGCCCGATACCTCAACACCTCCGATCCGGCGGAGCTGGCCCGGCACTGCATGGAGGACGGCGACCCGGAGTTCGCCGCCAAGGTTCGGCCCGGCGACGTGGTGGTGGCGGGCAAGAACTTCGGGTGCGGCTCTTCCCGGGAGCACGCGCCCATCGCCTTGAAGGCCGCGGGGGTCGGCTGCGTCATCGCTCCCACCTTCGCCCGCATCTTCTACCGGAACAGCTTCAACATGGGGCTTCCCATCTTCGAGTCGGCGGAGGCCGCGGAGGGGCTGAACGAGGGCGACGAGGTGGAGGTGGACGCGGCCACGGGCACCATCCGCAACCTCACCACCGGGTCGGTCTACCGGGCCCAGCCCATCCCGCCCTTCATGCAGGAGCTCATCGCGGACGGGGGCCTCATCCCCCACGTCCTCAAGAAGCGGGCCGCCGGCGCGGGCCGCGGCTGA
- the leuC gene encoding 3-isopropylmalate dehydratase large subunit, giving the protein MSRPMTLAEKLLAAHAGLDEVVPGQLVEVTVDVALGNDITAPIAIKTFREAGVPTVFDPAKIALVADHFVPNKDIKSAEQAKLVREFAAEHGIVHHYDAGRMGVEHVLLPERGIVLPGDVVIGADSHTCTYGALGAFATGVGSTDLAATMMTGTTWFKVPESMKFVYKGERRRWVMGKDLILYTIGDIGVDGALYRAMEFVGPVIDTLPMADRFTMANMAIEAGGKVGLINPDVVTLDWVKGRSDRPFTALRSDPEAEYVAVREYDCSRIEPQVAFPHLPENTRPISQVGRVPIDQVVVGSCTNGRLEDLAVAAEVLAGRKVARNVRMIVLPATPRVWTAAMEKGYLRTFMEAGAVVGPPTCGPCLGGHMGILAAGERAVATTNRNFVGRMGHPESEVYLANPAVAAASAVLGRIAGPDEL; this is encoded by the coding sequence ATGAGCCGTCCCATGACCCTGGCAGAGAAGCTGCTCGCCGCCCACGCCGGCCTGGACGAGGTCGTCCCCGGGCAGCTCGTGGAGGTCACCGTGGACGTGGCCCTCGGCAACGACATCACCGCCCCCATCGCCATCAAGACCTTCCGGGAGGCGGGGGTGCCCACGGTCTTCGACCCGGCCAAGATCGCCCTGGTGGCCGATCACTTCGTCCCCAACAAGGACATCAAGAGCGCCGAGCAGGCCAAGCTCGTGCGGGAGTTCGCCGCCGAGCACGGCATCGTCCACCACTACGACGCCGGCCGGATGGGGGTGGAGCACGTCCTGCTCCCCGAACGAGGGATCGTGCTTCCCGGCGACGTGGTCATCGGCGCCGACAGTCACACCTGCACCTACGGAGCCCTCGGGGCCTTCGCCACCGGGGTGGGGAGCACGGATCTCGCCGCCACCATGATGACGGGCACCACGTGGTTCAAGGTGCCCGAGTCCATGAAGTTCGTCTACAAGGGCGAGCGGCGGCGCTGGGTCATGGGAAAGGACCTCATCCTCTACACCATCGGCGACATCGGGGTGGACGGGGCCCTGTACCGGGCCATGGAGTTCGTGGGGCCGGTCATCGACACCCTGCCCATGGCCGACCGGTTCACCATGGCCAACATGGCCATCGAGGCCGGCGGCAAGGTGGGGCTCATCAACCCCGACGTCGTCACCCTCGACTGGGTGAAGGGACGATCCGACCGGCCCTTCACCGCGCTCCGGAGCGACCCCGAGGCCGAGTACGTGGCGGTGCGCGAGTACGACTGCTCCCGGATCGAGCCCCAGGTGGCCTTCCCGCACCTTCCGGAGAACACCCGGCCCATCTCCCAGGTGGGCCGCGTTCCCATCGACCAGGTGGTGGTGGGTTCCTGCACCAACGGCCGCCTCGAGGACCTGGCCGTGGCGGCCGAGGTCCTCGCCGGCCGCAAGGTGGCCCGCAACGTTCGGATGATCGTGCTCCCGGCCACGCCACGGGTCTGGACAGCGGCCATGGAGAAGGGGTATCTTCGCACCTTCATGGAGGCCGGGGCCGTGGTGGGGCCGCCCACCTGCGGGCCCTGCCTCGGCGGGCACATGGGAATCCTCGCCGCCGGGGAGCGGGCCGTGGCCACCACCAACCGGAACTTCGTGGGCCGAATGGGGCATCCCGAAAGCGAGGTGTACCTCGCCAACCCCGCCGTGGCCGCCGCCAGCGCCGTGCTCGGCCGGATCGCCGGGCCGGACGAGTTGTGA
- a CDS encoding 2-isopropylmalate synthase codes for MAGDADKILIFDTTLRDGEQSPGVSLNMEEKLQIGRQLEKLGVDVLEAGFPVASPGDFEGVQRLARELRGVQVAALARAVEKDIDTAWEAVRDGENPRIHIFIATSDIHLKHKLRMNREEVLERAAAAVRHAARYTGNVEFSAEDATRSDLDFLCRVFEAVIEAGATTVNFPDTVGYAVPWDFARMIRRVAEHTPNIHKAVLSVHCHNDLGLATANVLSAVANGARQVECTVNGIGERAGNTAMEEVVMAIRTRKDLLPFSLGIDTRHILATSRMVSHLTGMVVQPNKAIVGANAFAHESGIHQDGVLKERTTYEIMDPRDIGLTGGAIVLGKHSGRHALKAKLEEMGYRLAEDDLDRVFARFKNLADRKKDVFDEDLEALVAEVVLRIPDRYRLVYLHVAGGSGIRPTATVGVEVDGREAFRACMGAGPIDAAYKAVAELTGTKSRLLRFTVSSITGGTDAQGEVTVRLEEDGLVVSGQGADPDIITASVRAYLNALNRLEYKKKNAAAPGVGAMCRTEKGSGR; via the coding sequence ATGGCAGGGGACGCAGACAAGATCCTCATCTTCGATACCACCTTGCGGGACGGGGAGCAGTCCCCGGGGGTCTCCCTCAACATGGAGGAGAAGCTCCAGATCGGCCGCCAGCTCGAAAAACTCGGTGTGGACGTCCTGGAGGCCGGCTTCCCCGTGGCCTCTCCCGGGGACTTCGAGGGAGTCCAGCGCCTGGCCAGGGAGTTGCGCGGGGTCCAGGTGGCGGCGCTGGCGCGGGCCGTGGAGAAGGACATCGACACGGCCTGGGAGGCAGTCCGTGACGGGGAAAACCCCCGTATCCACATCTTCATCGCCACCTCCGACATCCACCTCAAGCACAAGCTGCGGATGAACCGGGAGGAGGTGCTGGAACGGGCGGCGGCCGCCGTGCGCCACGCGGCCCGCTATACCGGGAACGTGGAGTTTTCCGCGGAGGACGCCACCCGGAGCGACCTGGACTTTTTGTGCCGGGTCTTCGAGGCGGTCATCGAGGCCGGGGCCACCACGGTGAACTTCCCGGACACGGTGGGGTACGCGGTCCCGTGGGACTTCGCCCGGATGATCCGCCGCGTCGCGGAACACACGCCCAACATCCACAAGGCGGTGCTGAGCGTGCATTGCCACAACGACCTCGGGCTGGCCACGGCCAACGTCCTCTCCGCCGTTGCAAACGGCGCCCGGCAGGTGGAGTGCACCGTGAACGGCATCGGCGAGCGGGCCGGCAACACCGCCATGGAGGAGGTCGTCATGGCGATCCGGACCCGGAAGGACCTCCTCCCCTTCTCGCTCGGCATCGACACGCGCCACATCCTGGCCACGAGCCGAATGGTGAGCCACCTGACGGGCATGGTGGTCCAGCCCAACAAGGCCATCGTGGGCGCCAACGCCTTCGCCCACGAGTCGGGCATCCACCAGGACGGCGTCCTCAAGGAGCGGACCACCTACGAGATCATGGACCCTCGAGACATCGGGCTCACCGGGGGGGCCATCGTCCTCGGCAAGCACTCCGGCCGCCATGCCTTGAAGGCCAAGCTCGAGGAGATGGGCTACCGGCTGGCCGAGGACGACCTCGACCGGGTCTTCGCCCGGTTCAAGAACCTCGCGGACCGGAAGAAGGACGTCTTCGACGAGGACCTCGAGGCCCTGGTGGCCGAGGTGGTCCTCCGCATCCCGGACCGCTACCGCCTGGTCTACCTCCACGTGGCCGGCGGCAGCGGCATCCGCCCCACGGCCACCGTGGGGGTCGAGGTGGACGGGCGCGAGGCCTTCCGGGCCTGCATGGGCGCCGGCCCCATCGACGCCGCCTACAAGGCGGTGGCGGAGCTGACCGGGACGAAGAGCCGCCTCCTGCGTTTCACCGTGAGTTCCATCACCGGCGGCACCGACGCCCAGGGCGAGGTCACGGTCCGGCTCGAGGAGGACGGCCTCGTGGTGAGCGGGCAAGGGGCCGACCCGGACATCATCACCGCCAGCGTCCGGGCCTACCTGAACGCCTTGAACCGGCTGGAATACAAGAAGAAGAACGCCGCGGCGCCGGGTGTCGGCGCCATGTGCCGCACGGAGAAAGGAAGCGGAAGATGA
- the pssA gene encoding CDP-diacylglycerol--serine O-phosphatidyltransferase, whose product MRRSQHHGHRHPGERLRGIYLLPNLLTSASLFSGFYALVAAIHGDFRLAAVAILAAAVFDGLDGRVARLTGTTSRFGIEYDSLSDLVAFGVAPGVLAFLWGLQGFGRPGWLAAFLYVATTALRLARFNAISISGVSGSKRYFLGLPCPAAAAMVATTVLMAQYLGVQGPVRHYAVLALVYGLSFLMVSTVRFFSFKEVPWFQRHPFSGMVALILAMVVVAVEPKVTLFFLMALYVASGPAGVVVRTLRPGHEAAGERRRS is encoded by the coding sequence ATGAGACGCAGCCAGCACCACGGCCACCGGCATCCCGGCGAACGCCTCCGGGGGATCTACCTCCTGCCCAACCTATTGACCTCCGCCAGCCTGTTTTCCGGCTTCTACGCCCTGGTGGCGGCCATCCACGGCGACTTCCGCCTGGCGGCGGTGGCCATCCTGGCGGCGGCGGTCTTCGACGGCCTGGACGGGCGGGTGGCCCGGTTGACGGGGACCACCTCCCGGTTCGGCATCGAGTACGACTCGCTCTCGGATCTCGTGGCCTTCGGGGTGGCGCCGGGGGTGCTCGCCTTCCTGTGGGGGCTCCAGGGCTTCGGCCGGCCGGGGTGGCTCGCCGCCTTCCTCTATGTCGCCACCACCGCGCTTCGCCTGGCCCGGTTCAACGCCATCAGCATCTCCGGGGTCTCGGGGAGCAAGCGCTACTTCCTGGGGTTGCCCTGCCCCGCGGCGGCGGCCATGGTGGCCACCACCGTGCTCATGGCCCAGTACCTCGGGGTCCAGGGGCCGGTCCGGCACTACGCGGTCCTCGCCCTGGTCTACGGGCTCTCCTTCCTGATGGTGAGCACGGTGCGATTCTTCAGCTTCAAGGAGGTCCCCTGGTTCCAGCGGCATCCCTTTTCGGGTATGGTGGCGCTCATCCTGGCCATGGTGGTGGTGGCCGTGGAGCCCAAGGTGACCCTCTTTTTCCTCATGGCGCTCTACGTGGCCTCCGGGCCCGCCGGGGTCGTGGTGCGGACCCTGCGGCCCGGGCACGAGGCGGCCGGGGAGCGGCGACGGTCCTGA
- a CDS encoding phosphatidylserine decarboxylase family protein: MRPERVPVAREGVPFVGAAALAAVVLAQLGWQLPAVAALVVTAFVLYFFRDPERVVPAGQGLVVAPADGRVIQAGVEAADPVGGEPARRVSIFMNVFDVHVNRAPVAGEVEAVVYRPGAVWPADRPRALLRNECCALRLRTAEGDRVTAVQVAGLVAQRIVCRAEPGDRLARGERFGLIRFGSRVDVYLPPGYAVEVKKGQRVTAGQSVLARRAAG, translated from the coding sequence ATGCGTCCGGAACGTGTCCCCGTGGCCCGGGAGGGGGTCCCCTTCGTCGGGGCCGCCGCCCTGGCGGCGGTGGTGCTGGCACAGCTCGGGTGGCAGCTCCCGGCCGTGGCCGCCTTGGTGGTCACGGCCTTCGTCCTCTACTTCTTCCGGGACCCGGAACGGGTCGTTCCGGCGGGCCAGGGCCTCGTGGTGGCCCCGGCCGACGGCCGGGTCATCCAGGCCGGCGTGGAGGCCGCCGATCCCGTGGGCGGGGAACCCGCCCGGCGGGTGAGCATCTTCATGAACGTCTTCGACGTCCACGTGAACCGGGCGCCCGTGGCGGGCGAGGTGGAGGCGGTGGTCTACCGGCCCGGCGCCGTCTGGCCCGCCGACCGGCCCCGGGCCTTGCTTCGCAACGAGTGCTGCGCCCTCCGGCTCCGGACGGCCGAGGGGGATCGGGTCACCGCGGTCCAGGTGGCCGGCCTCGTGGCCCAGCGGATCGTCTGCCGGGCGGAGCCGGGCGACCGGCTGGCCCGGGGCGAACGCTTCGGGCTCATCCGGTTCGGCTCCCGGGTGGACGTTTATCTTCCGCCCGGCTATGCCGTAGAGGTGAAGAAGGGACAGCGGGTCACGGCCGGGCAGAGCGTGCTCGCCCGGCGCGCCGCCGGCTAG
- the ilvC gene encoding ketol-acid reductoisomerase, with protein sequence MKIYYEKDAPLAPLEGRTVAVIGYGSQGHAHAQNLRDSGIQVVVGQRPGSPNYDLAVAHGFQPVSAAEAAAQADAVMVLVPDHVQGALYREAIAPNLKAGDMLLFSHGFNIHFGQIVPPADVDVAMVAPKGPGHLVRREYERGAGVPCLVAVHQDATGQALARALAYGNGIGGARAGILETTFREETETDLFGEQAVLCGGVSALIKAGFETLVAAGYQPEIAYFECCHELKLIVDLIYEGGLSRMRYSISDTAEYGDLTRGRRIITEETKREMRRILDEIQTGAFAKEWMLENQVNRPSFNALRQLEKEHPIEEVGGRLRGMMSWLKKEQA encoded by the coding sequence ATGAAGATCTACTACGAGAAGGACGCGCCCCTCGCCCCCCTCGAGGGACGGACGGTGGCGGTCATCGGCTACGGGAGCCAGGGTCACGCCCACGCCCAGAACCTCCGCGACAGCGGCATCCAGGTGGTGGTGGGCCAGCGGCCCGGCTCGCCCAACTACGATCTTGCAGTGGCCCACGGCTTTCAGCCCGTCAGCGCCGCCGAGGCGGCCGCCCAGGCGGACGCCGTCATGGTGCTGGTGCCGGACCACGTCCAGGGGGCCCTCTACCGCGAGGCGATCGCCCCGAACCTCAAGGCCGGCGACATGCTGCTCTTCTCCCACGGTTTCAACATCCACTTCGGCCAGATCGTGCCCCCGGCCGACGTGGACGTGGCCATGGTGGCGCCGAAGGGCCCGGGCCATCTCGTCCGGCGCGAGTACGAGCGGGGAGCGGGGGTCCCCTGCCTCGTGGCCGTCCACCAGGACGCCACCGGCCAGGCCCTGGCCCGCGCCCTCGCCTACGGCAACGGCATCGGCGGCGCCCGGGCGGGGATCCTCGAGACCACCTTCCGGGAAGAGACCGAGACGGACCTCTTCGGCGAGCAGGCGGTGCTGTGCGGCGGGGTGAGCGCCCTCATCAAGGCGGGCTTCGAGACCCTGGTGGCGGCGGGCTACCAGCCCGAGATCGCCTACTTCGAGTGCTGCCACGAGCTCAAGCTGATCGTGGACCTCATCTACGAGGGGGGGCTCTCCCGCATGCGCTACTCCATCAGCGATACGGCCGAGTACGGGGACCTCACCCGAGGCCGCCGCATCATCACCGAGGAGACGAAGCGCGAGATGCGGCGGATCCTCGACGAGATCCAGACCGGCGCCTTCGCCAAGGAGTGGATGCTCGAGAATCAGGTCAACCGGCCGTCCTTCAACGCCCTGCGCCAGCTCGAGAAGGAGCATCCCATCGAGGAGGTGGGCGGCCGCCTGCGCGGCATGATGAGCTGGCTGAAGAAGGAGCAGGCCTGA